The following proteins are encoded in a genomic region of Cyclonatronum proteinivorum:
- the recD gene encoding exodeoxyribonuclease V subunit alpha produces the protein MQQDLFEKRTEGKNPEANPLEIFETSGLEEPVDRALRAFFRRKGGTDEMLLLAVSLLSAAGRMGHTTLRLRDLNADADALFSRPGREVSGLGGIRLDARRLVESPFVHVQRGEERPERPLVLDGDRLYFNRYFCFELETAQRLLSLAETEQSQDGAEARDSAESGKLLKLVFGEEESALWQRVAGAAALNRRLSVLTGGPGTGKTYTVLRLLLLLLHRAEAEGRRLRVAIAAPTGKAANRVRESLIAGIEDLRNPQFMAAFPELESLIAQIPVQAMTLHRLLGVLYQHATFRHRRDNPLPHDLVIVDEASMVPAALMARLLEALRPEARLILLGDKHQLASVESGAVFADICHEPELNRFSADFADRAAKLGVVLPAEAVAAPDEAVPPLRDCIVELTHSRRFSAESGIGQLARAINAGDADAALALLQSGRDDVRLLPPRVRDWLPAVLPELEAQLAVYRSPGVQPEHCLSVMKHFQILCAHRRGGGGTQEVIPRIEQALGLPHESGFWYAGRPVIMTRNDYQLGLYNGDLGITLTLAGEAEQVGEEEGSAGFPLRVAMEAFDPVRSVPYVALRTPAQLQEMETCWALTVHKSQGSEYGKVLLALPEQDSPVLTRELLYTAVTRAKDSILIAGSEALIRAAIARRTRRFSGLGERLG, from the coding sequence ATGCAGCAGGACTTGTTTGAGAAACGGACTGAAGGAAAGAACCCGGAAGCTAATCCGCTGGAAATTTTTGAAACATCCGGGCTGGAAGAGCCGGTTGACCGGGCACTGCGTGCGTTTTTCCGTCGAAAAGGTGGGACGGATGAAATGCTGCTTTTGGCCGTTTCGCTGCTTTCCGCTGCGGGGCGAATGGGACACACGACGCTGCGCCTGCGCGACCTGAACGCGGATGCTGATGCCCTGTTTTCGCGTCCCGGTCGGGAGGTGAGCGGTCTCGGCGGGATTCGGCTCGATGCCCGACGCCTCGTGGAATCGCCTTTCGTGCACGTGCAGCGGGGCGAGGAGCGTCCGGAACGGCCCCTTGTTTTGGACGGTGACCGGCTGTATTTCAACCGGTATTTTTGTTTTGAGCTGGAAACTGCGCAGCGGCTGCTTTCACTCGCGGAGACTGAACAGTCTCAGGATGGTGCCGAAGCCAGGGATTCCGCAGAAAGCGGGAAGCTGTTGAAGCTGGTATTTGGAGAAGAGGAATCCGCGCTGTGGCAGCGGGTTGCGGGGGCAGCGGCGCTGAACCGGCGTCTGAGCGTGCTCACGGGCGGACCGGGAACGGGCAAGACGTACACCGTGCTGCGGCTGCTGCTTTTGTTGCTGCACCGAGCCGAGGCAGAGGGCCGGCGGCTTCGGGTCGCTATCGCGGCCCCGACGGGCAAGGCCGCGAACCGGGTGCGGGAATCGCTCATTGCCGGCATCGAGGACCTGCGGAATCCGCAGTTTATGGCGGCATTCCCGGAGCTGGAATCGCTGATTGCGCAAATTCCGGTGCAGGCCATGACGCTTCACCGGCTGTTGGGCGTGCTGTATCAACATGCGACTTTCCGGCACAGGCGCGACAATCCGCTGCCGCATGATCTCGTGATTGTGGACGAAGCATCGATGGTGCCTGCCGCGCTGATGGCGCGTCTGCTCGAAGCGCTGCGTCCGGAGGCGCGCCTTATTTTGCTGGGCGACAAGCATCAGCTGGCCTCGGTGGAGTCAGGCGCGGTCTTCGCCGATATCTGCCATGAACCGGAGCTGAACCGGTTTTCCGCGGACTTCGCGGACCGGGCTGCGAAGCTGGGCGTCGTGCTGCCTGCCGAAGCAGTTGCCGCCCCCGATGAAGCGGTGCCGCCCCTGCGGGACTGCATCGTGGAGCTGACGCACTCGCGGCGTTTCAGCGCGGAATCAGGGATTGGTCAGCTCGCACGAGCCATCAACGCAGGTGATGCGGATGCGGCTCTTGCCCTGCTGCAATCGGGTCGGGACGACGTGCGGCTGCTTCCGCCGCGGGTTCGGGACTGGCTGCCGGCGGTTTTGCCGGAGCTAGAGGCGCAACTCGCGGTGTACCGCAGCCCGGGCGTACAGCCGGAGCACTGCCTCAGCGTAATGAAGCATTTTCAGATTCTGTGTGCGCACCGTCGCGGCGGGGGCGGCACGCAGGAGGTCATTCCGCGCATCGAACAGGCGCTGGGGCTGCCGCATGAAAGCGGCTTCTGGTACGCCGGTCGCCCGGTGATTATGACCCGAAACGATTATCAGCTCGGTCTCTACAATGGCGACCTCGGTATCACGCTGACCTTGGCCGGTGAGGCGGAACAGGTGGGCGAGGAAGAAGGCTCGGCAGGGTTTCCGCTTAGGGTTGCGATGGAGGCCTTTGACCCGGTGCGATCCGTGCCGTATGTCGCTCTCCGCACCCCGGCACAGCTTCAGGAAATGGAAACCTGCTGGGCGCTGACCGTGCACAAAAGTCAGGGCTCGGAGTACGGCAAAGTCCTGCTCGCCCTGCCCGAACAGGACTCGCCCGTGCTCACCCGCGAACTCCTCTACACGGCCGTAACCCGCGCCAAAGACAGCATCCTGATTGCCGGCTCGGAAGCGCTGATCCGCGCAGCGATTGCGCGGCGTACGCGAAGATTTAGCGGGCTTGGGGAAAGGCTGGGGTGA
- a CDS encoding DUF4296 domain-containing protein — protein sequence MFIALFNRFIISTLFLSTFLLISSCNQEPDDLIPEEIYVDLLVEFELINFVYGAESDSLAQREFLNLLFNTYNISPEQFDRSHEWYERDIEAQIQRKRRAVDRINQAYGQIHSRMREQNEE from the coding sequence ATGTTTATCGCTTTGTTCAACAGGTTCATCATATCCACCCTCTTTCTCAGCACTTTTCTTCTGATAAGCTCGTGCAATCAGGAACCGGATGACCTCATCCCAGAAGAAATTTATGTGGATCTGCTTGTTGAGTTTGAGCTGATTAATTTTGTGTACGGTGCCGAATCGGACAGCCTCGCACAGCGGGAATTTTTAAACCTTCTGTTCAATACCTACAACATTAGTCCCGAGCAGTTCGACCGCTCACATGAATGGTACGAACGCGATATCGAAGCACAAATTCAGCGAAAAAGGCGGGCGGTTGACCGGATTAATCAGGCGTACGGGCAGATTCACTCCAGGATGAGAGAACAAAATGAAGAGTAG
- a CDS encoding RecQ family ATP-dependent DNA helicase: protein MPDASTDTLDQLFRQAEQALQKYWGYPQFRPGQDEVVKSVFAGNDTLVLFPTGGGKSLCYQVPALVLEGLTIVISPLVALMEDQVEQLNSRNIRATYINSTITKSEIEQRLINARNGMYRLLYMAPERLATPLFQYELLNLKPALIAIDEAHCISEWGHDFRPSYREIRENMEAVADRVKWLALTATATPEVRDDIVKVLGFKTPKVISKGFDRPNLHWWVYYGEDRIHAVQRMFKRHQGSGLIYAGTRKSCNELSAQLQQVSGRAVKPYHAGLSPRQRSQVQEQWVSGKVPLVVATNAFGMGIDKPDCRYVIHYDAPASLEAYYQEAGRAGRDGETGYPVLLYNPHTFTVMRQQIENSYPTRDQLLKIYNCVCDTLDLAVGSEMDRAEILDLKSVEQRSGFGTGKIMAALRIFKRLELFDLSSEPGRQIGVQFSMDLGLIRQITQDTHYSERKRQFIQDIFRLFGPGSLHEIVWLSASYVAEKTGFTFNRVVSGLEVLQREQLLTAKVLNGDPMVRITTIRELKPHLDSVVVEQYREILLKKLQYMQAYCETSDCRSRFLRTYFGEVNPPRCGTCDNCVKRAKKSSAEGIKQDSETIRKILFALRKHKKLHIHGLSEQTGIRPKALRTGLNQLMREKLVRQNRTATGAYYELC from the coding sequence ATGCCCGACGCTTCTACGGATACCCTTGATCAGCTTTTCAGGCAGGCAGAGCAGGCGTTGCAGAAATACTGGGGCTATCCGCAATTCAGACCGGGTCAGGATGAAGTCGTCAAATCTGTTTTTGCGGGCAATGATACGCTTGTACTGTTTCCTACCGGGGGCGGGAAGTCGCTTTGTTATCAGGTGCCGGCGCTCGTGCTTGAAGGCCTCACCATCGTGATTTCGCCCCTTGTGGCCCTGATGGAAGATCAGGTAGAGCAGCTCAACAGCCGAAATATCCGGGCGACTTATATCAACAGCACCATCACCAAAAGCGAGATTGAGCAGCGTCTCATCAATGCCCGGAACGGCATGTACCGCTTGCTCTATATGGCACCAGAACGGCTTGCTACACCCCTTTTTCAGTATGAACTTCTGAACCTCAAACCGGCTCTCATTGCGATTGATGAAGCGCACTGTATCTCAGAATGGGGACATGACTTCCGGCCTTCTTACAGGGAAATCCGGGAAAATATGGAAGCCGTTGCCGATCGGGTGAAATGGCTCGCGCTCACTGCAACAGCTACGCCTGAAGTGCGCGATGATATTGTGAAGGTGCTGGGATTTAAAACGCCAAAGGTTATTTCCAAAGGGTTTGACCGGCCCAATCTTCACTGGTGGGTGTATTACGGAGAAGACCGCATTCATGCCGTGCAGCGCATGTTTAAGCGTCATCAGGGGTCCGGGCTGATTTACGCCGGAACCCGAAAAAGCTGCAACGAGCTTTCCGCACAATTGCAGCAGGTTAGCGGACGTGCCGTGAAGCCTTATCATGCCGGACTGAGTCCCAGGCAGCGCAGTCAAGTGCAGGAGCAGTGGGTGAGCGGGAAAGTGCCGCTCGTTGTGGCGACCAATGCCTTTGGGATGGGGATCGACAAGCCCGACTGCCGCTACGTGATTCACTACGACGCCCCCGCTTCCCTCGAAGCCTACTATCAGGAAGCCGGCCGGGCAGGGCGCGACGGGGAGACGGGGTATCCGGTGTTGCTCTACAATCCGCATACCTTTACGGTGATGCGGCAGCAAATCGAAAACAGTTATCCTACCCGCGATCAGCTTCTCAAAATATATAATTGTGTGTGTGACACCCTCGATCTTGCGGTTGGCTCTGAAATGGATCGTGCGGAAATTCTGGATCTTAAAAGCGTAGAGCAGCGCAGCGGGTTCGGTACTGGCAAAATAATGGCGGCCCTGCGCATATTTAAGCGCCTTGAATTATTTGATCTGAGCAGTGAGCCCGGCCGGCAAATTGGCGTACAGTTTTCGATGGATTTAGGACTTATCCGGCAAATCACGCAGGACACCCATTATTCGGAGCGGAAGCGGCAGTTTATACAGGATATCTTCCGCTTGTTTGGCCCGGGAAGTCTGCATGAGATTGTCTGGCTCTCAGCGTCTTATGTAGCAGAAAAGACCGGTTTTACCTTCAACCGCGTTGTGTCCGGTCTTGAAGTGCTGCAGCGGGAACAGCTTCTGACCGCAAAGGTGCTCAACGGTGATCCTATGGTGCGGATCACAACGATCAGAGAGCTGAAGCCACACCTTGATAGTGTGGTCGTAGAGCAGTACCGGGAAATTCTCCTTAAAAAGCTACAGTACATGCAGGCCTACTGCGAAACATCGGACTGTCGGAGCCGCTTCTTGCGTACGTATTTTGGGGAGGTAAACCCGCCAAGGTGCGGCACCTGCGATAACTGCGTAAAGCGAGCCAAAAAGTCTTCAGCGGAAGGGATTAAACAGGATTCCGAGACCATCCGAAAAATTCTGTTCGCCCTGCGGAAGCATAAAAAGCTGCATATTCACGGACTCTCGGAGCAGACCGGCATAAGACCTAAAGCCTTGCGTACGGGCCTTAATCAGTTGATGCGCGAGAAACTCGTGCGGCAAAACCGCACGGCTACCGGTGCTTATTATGAGCTGTGCTGA
- the prfA gene encoding peptide chain release factor 1 — MENKLERLKSRYQELTVALSDPDIYSNQKQFTAFSKEHAELREIISAYEEWQKTGDELSGAQEMMRSESDPDMVEMAELELQELQEKRAELEQQIKMMLVPRDPEDARNAIIEIRAGTGGDEAAIFAGDLFNMYRRYADSKRWNVEIIDSSPAAKGGVKEIVFMLSGTDIFARMKWESGVHRVQRVPETESQGRVHTSAATVAVLPEAEEVDIQINPADLEFEAFRASGAGGQHVNTTDSAVRIRHIPSGIVVGSQEERSQHKNRDKAMMMLRTKLYEVELEAKRAERDANRKNQVSTGDRSAKIRTYNFPQGRMTDHRINYTIYNLDDFMKGDIDGVIDALQLEDNLRKLQDVAEN; from the coding sequence ATTGAAAATAAGCTGGAGCGGCTGAAATCCCGCTATCAGGAACTCACTGTCGCGCTAAGCGACCCGGATATTTACAGCAATCAGAAGCAGTTTACCGCTTTCAGCAAAGAGCATGCTGAGCTCCGTGAAATTATCAGCGCCTACGAAGAATGGCAAAAAACCGGTGATGAACTCAGCGGCGCGCAGGAGATGATGCGTTCAGAATCAGACCCCGATATGGTTGAAATGGCTGAGCTTGAGCTGCAGGAACTTCAGGAGAAAAGAGCCGAACTCGAGCAGCAAATTAAGATGATGCTCGTTCCCCGTGATCCGGAAGATGCCCGAAATGCCATCATTGAAATCCGTGCAGGTACCGGCGGTGATGAAGCAGCCATTTTTGCGGGTGACCTCTTCAATATGTACCGCCGCTATGCCGACAGCAAGCGCTGGAATGTGGAGATCATTGACTCTTCCCCCGCAGCCAAAGGCGGCGTAAAGGAAATCGTGTTTATGCTCAGCGGTACAGATATTTTTGCGCGAATGAAATGGGAGAGCGGCGTGCACCGGGTGCAGCGGGTGCCTGAGACGGAATCTCAGGGGCGCGTGCATACCTCTGCAGCAACTGTGGCGGTGCTGCCCGAGGCCGAAGAAGTTGATATTCAGATCAATCCGGCGGACCTCGAATTTGAAGCCTTTCGCGCTTCCGGTGCGGGCGGACAGCACGTAAATACTACGGACTCAGCCGTGCGAATCCGGCATATTCCGTCCGGTATCGTGGTCGGCAGTCAGGAAGAGCGTTCGCAACACAAAAACCGGGACAAAGCCATGATGATGCTTCGAACCAAACTCTATGAAGTGGAGCTCGAAGCCAAACGGGCTGAACGCGATGCCAACCGGAAAAATCAGGTTTCAACGGGCGACCGCAGTGCCAAAATCCGCACCTACAACTTCCCGCAGGGACGCATGACCGATCACCGTATCAACTACACCATCTACAACCTCGATGATTTTATGAAAGGGGATATTGACGGGGTTATTGATGCGCTTCAGCTTGAAGATAACCTGCGTAAGCTACAGGATGTAGCCGAGAACTGA
- a CDS encoding 5-(carboxyamino)imidazole ribonucleotide synthase: MNKRFGLPPGFRLGIIGGGQLARMSAYEAFRLGIHTGAVCSTSGKDPMEQVTPVIFRGDVSDYDTLMKLAEWADVITLENEFLDGEVLERVQRDSGKPVYPSPKSFKLIESKRLEKETFRDAGIPVADFVVVESVAALQKTGARLGWPFILKSSKGGYDGYGNAVVSNQAEAEAAFRKFGGESGREVIAEEMVDFTKELAVMVARNAHGMVSYPCCETIQHHHICAKVLAPAPISRSLRDECVSLAEKAIQAIDGIGLFGFEFFLTKDNELLLNESAPRPHNSGHFSMEACSVSQFETHVRAVCGLPLAKPVMRYPAAVMINLLGKFNGPAELTLPDSESAHEEVHLHVYGKAESRLGRKMGHITVLGNNLENTLVTADRIEQATIL, from the coding sequence ATGAATAAACGATTCGGACTCCCCCCCGGCTTCAGGCTCGGGATCATCGGGGGAGGACAACTGGCGCGCATGAGCGCTTATGAAGCCTTCAGGCTGGGCATTCATACCGGTGCTGTGTGCAGCACTTCGGGTAAGGACCCGATGGAACAGGTAACGCCCGTCATTTTCAGAGGGGATGTATCCGACTATGACACGCTGATGAAGCTTGCCGAATGGGCAGATGTCATCACCCTTGAAAATGAGTTTCTGGACGGTGAAGTTCTGGAACGCGTGCAGCGGGATTCCGGCAAACCCGTGTATCCTTCCCCGAAATCGTTCAAACTGATTGAAAGCAAGCGCCTGGAGAAAGAGACCTTTCGGGACGCGGGCATTCCTGTAGCGGATTTTGTAGTTGTGGAATCGGTAGCTGCGCTTCAAAAAACGGGTGCGCGCCTGGGCTGGCCCTTTATTCTGAAGTCTTCCAAAGGCGGTTACGACGGATACGGCAATGCCGTAGTAAGCAATCAGGCGGAGGCCGAAGCTGCGTTCCGGAAATTTGGCGGAGAGTCGGGAAGGGAAGTTATTGCCGAAGAAATGGTGGACTTCACAAAAGAGCTTGCTGTTATGGTCGCCCGGAATGCGCATGGCATGGTATCCTATCCGTGCTGCGAAACCATTCAGCATCATCACATTTGTGCCAAAGTGCTGGCACCGGCACCCATATCGAGAAGCCTGAGGGACGAATGCGTGAGCCTTGCAGAAAAGGCTATTCAGGCAATCGACGGGATCGGGCTGTTCGGTTTTGAGTTTTTCTTAACCAAAGACAATGAGCTGCTGCTCAACGAGTCCGCACCGCGTCCGCATAATTCGGGGCATTTCAGCATGGAGGCCTGCTCGGTATCCCAATTCGAAACCCATGTTAGGGCGGTTTGCGGGCTCCCCCTTGCTAAGCCTGTTATGCGCTATCCCGCTGCTGTGATGATCAACCTTTTGGGCAAGTTTAACGGACCGGCAGAACTGACCCTTCCCGATTCAGAGTCCGCACATGAAGAAGTTCACCTGCATGTGTACGGCAAAGCGGAAAGCCGGCTTGGCAGGAAAATGGGGCACATTACAGTGCTCGGAAACAACCTGGAGAATACGCTGGTCACAGCCGACCGCATTGAACAGGCAACCATACTATGA
- the purE gene encoding 5-(carboxyamino)imidazole ribonucleotide mutase: MSNSEYKVQPVVGIVMGSDSDWPVMKAAFNICEHFDIPCECRVVSAHRTPEVMVAYGKEALSRGLKVIIAGAGGAAHLPGMLAACTPLPVIGVPVESKSLKGIDSLLSIVQMPRGIPVATVAINNAENAGLLAVSILGAFSEEISEKLKSYRQSMHDESLKKTENLT; the protein is encoded by the coding sequence ATGAGTAATTCTGAATACAAAGTACAGCCCGTTGTAGGTATTGTGATGGGCAGTGATTCGGACTGGCCTGTTATGAAAGCCGCCTTCAATATTTGCGAGCACTTCGATATTCCTTGCGAGTGCCGGGTTGTATCCGCACACCGAACTCCTGAAGTTATGGTTGCTTATGGCAAGGAAGCCCTGTCTCGGGGTTTAAAAGTCATCATTGCCGGGGCTGGCGGAGCGGCACATCTGCCGGGTATGCTGGCTGCCTGTACCCCCCTTCCGGTGATTGGCGTGCCGGTTGAAAGTAAAAGTCTGAAAGGCATAGACAGCCTTCTTTCAATTGTTCAAATGCCAAGGGGCATTCCGGTAGCAACCGTCGCGATTAACAATGCTGAGAATGCCGGGCTGCTTGCTGTCAGTATTTTGGGTGCTTTTAGTGAAGAAATTTCAGAGAAGCTTAAATCCTACCGCCAAAGCATGCATGATGAAAGTCTGAAAAAGACAGAGAATTTGACGTGA